One region of Ahniella affigens genomic DNA includes:
- a CDS encoding type III-B CRISPR module-associated Cmr3 family protein encodes MSTVYEIEPKAPLVFRSGRPFGSASRDKAAFPWPSSVAGMLRTTWLSDRKDQPDLHAARQLACRGPFLVKKAGTNQKITLYLPRPIDAQVFASDDETPIEAYHRMQPMAWSRDYGTNLPGNLLGLELYPKPDEKPGRAPEFWSLEDYQKWCCGQRLNPKKQATQFWTRAIRAQLAVDPLTDANKVGALFQTEGLDLDPIVQKTGAFAEEAFRLLAEGPSDLPEGLVTLGGERRLSALKRVREASPLEIPKDWPKPAGRRFALTLATPALFTNGLFPGWLDANHFGKLPGTELGVTLKAVAADRWQAISGWDLENNEPKRSRRAVPAGATYWFEANADLPDTLFKDLWLQSLCDEPQDRRDGFGLVTPRPYVDATTPFNDSGESA; translated from the coding sequence ATGAGCACTGTCTACGAAATTGAACCCAAAGCCCCACTCGTGTTTCGGAGTGGTCGCCCGTTCGGCTCGGCATCACGGGACAAGGCCGCGTTTCCTTGGCCCTCGAGCGTTGCCGGCATGTTGCGCACGACATGGCTTAGCGACCGCAAAGACCAGCCCGATCTGCATGCCGCGCGCCAGCTCGCCTGCCGAGGACCGTTTCTTGTCAAGAAAGCGGGGACAAACCAGAAGATCACGCTCTACTTGCCAAGACCCATCGATGCGCAAGTGTTCGCGAGTGACGACGAAACGCCGATCGAGGCCTATCATCGAATGCAGCCGATGGCCTGGAGCCGTGACTACGGCACAAATCTGCCTGGCAACTTGCTCGGACTGGAACTCTACCCAAAGCCCGACGAAAAACCGGGTCGGGCACCGGAGTTCTGGTCGCTGGAGGACTACCAAAAGTGGTGCTGCGGGCAGCGCTTGAATCCGAAAAAACAAGCAACGCAATTTTGGACGCGTGCAATACGTGCGCAACTTGCCGTTGATCCGTTGACGGACGCGAACAAGGTCGGTGCTCTGTTCCAAACCGAAGGGCTAGACCTCGATCCGATCGTCCAAAAAACAGGCGCTTTTGCAGAAGAGGCGTTTCGCCTTCTGGCAGAAGGCCCCAGCGACTTACCCGAGGGGCTCGTCACGCTCGGTGGTGAGCGTCGATTGAGCGCGTTGAAGCGCGTCCGCGAAGCATCGCCACTTGAGATCCCCAAAGACTGGCCAAAGCCCGCAGGCCGACGCTTCGCGTTGACCTTGGCGACGCCCGCCTTGTTCACGAACGGACTGTTCCCAGGTTGGCTCGATGCAAACCATTTCGGCAAGCTTCCAGGTACCGAGCTTGGCGTGACACTGAAGGCAGTCGCCGCCGATCGCTGGCAAGCCATCTCTGGCTGGGATCTGGAGAACAATGAGCCCAAGCGCTCACGACGCGCCGTTCCGGCTGGCGCGACGTATTGGTTCGAGGCCAACGCCGACCTTCCAGACACGTTGTTCAAGGATCTGTGGTTGCAGTCCCTCTGCGACGAACCACAGGATCGCCGCGATGGTTTTGGTTTGGTAACCCCCCGCCCCTATGTCGATGCAACGACCCCATTCAACGATTCAGGAGAATCAGCATGA
- the cmr4 gene encoding type III-B CRISPR module RAMP protein Cmr4 codes for MRTEVFFLQALSAVHVGIGQAIGAVDLPIARAKATNLPQIPGSAIKGVLRADVDANTAHSSHVSMLFGPESKNADKEAHAGALAFGDANLLILPVRSWVGVMAYATCPFVLRRYRDDAIRAGGALPKEPTSVTSGQAQTAKVTAIKYDSSKIALDDLELSCKSEDAEAWADHFAKHLRQSQTEQDYFKQHFVILSDEDFSFLSETATEIRARIRINHDRGTVDRGALWYEENLPAETVLWGVLGVGPSRKPEAGDAKTARVSHDAAAVATTLRQVLKLRHTIQIGGKATVGRGLAQFILSK; via the coding sequence ATGAGAACGGAAGTGTTTTTCCTGCAGGCTTTGTCGGCTGTGCACGTTGGTATTGGTCAGGCGATTGGCGCCGTGGACTTGCCCATAGCCCGTGCCAAGGCCACAAACCTCCCACAGATTCCGGGCTCGGCCATCAAGGGCGTTCTGCGGGCCGACGTGGACGCCAACACCGCGCATAGCAGCCACGTGTCCATGCTGTTTGGCCCTGAATCAAAGAATGCAGACAAGGAGGCACATGCCGGCGCGCTTGCCTTCGGTGATGCCAATCTGCTGATTCTGCCGGTCCGAAGTTGGGTGGGCGTAATGGCCTATGCCACTTGTCCGTTTGTGTTGCGGCGTTATCGCGACGATGCAATTCGCGCGGGCGGCGCGCTGCCGAAAGAACCCACTTCCGTTACATCCGGACAGGCCCAAACCGCCAAAGTCACTGCCATCAAGTACGACAGCAGCAAGATTGCCCTTGACGATCTGGAGCTGAGCTGCAAATCGGAAGATGCCGAGGCTTGGGCGGATCACTTCGCAAAGCACTTGCGCCAGAGTCAAACGGAGCAGGACTACTTCAAGCAGCACTTCGTGATTCTGAGCGACGAGGACTTCTCATTCCTGTCCGAAACCGCAACCGAGATCCGTGCGCGAATTCGGATCAACCACGACCGCGGGACAGTCGATCGCGGCGCCCTCTGGTACGAGGAAAACCTTCCCGCCGAAACCGTACTATGGGGCGTGTTAGGCGTGGGCCCAAGCCGAAAGCCAGAGGCTGGCGACGCAAAGACAGCGCGAGTCAGCCACGACGCCGCGGCAGTCGCTACCACCCTGAGACAGGTTCTGAAGCTCCGACACACCATCCAGATTGGCGGTAAGGCCACGGTTGGGCGCGGTTTGGCGCAGTTCATCCTCAGCAAGTAA
- the cmr5 gene encoding type III-B CRISPR module-associated protein Cmr5, whose amino-acid sequence MTRQQKFASKAHAAVQNVRGSGSLSAEAKRFAKEYKARAENFPVMVLQSGLLQAIGFLRAKGEGKGKPAEAYKAYLKDLVSLLSDITPKDYHEGLIKQTDLTRYRIQTRECLTAAGWIKRFAQTLLSEDLLDPKSESSNQREVSNG is encoded by the coding sequence ATGACTCGTCAACAGAAATTCGCGTCGAAGGCGCACGCCGCAGTTCAGAACGTGCGCGGCTCTGGGTCCCTCAGCGCTGAAGCCAAGAGATTTGCCAAGGAGTACAAGGCGCGCGCCGAAAACTTCCCGGTGATGGTGCTGCAGTCTGGCCTCTTGCAGGCAATCGGATTCTTGCGCGCCAAAGGCGAAGGTAAAGGCAAACCAGCAGAGGCATATAAAGCCTACCTCAAAGACTTAGTCAGTCTGCTGAGCGACATCACACCGAAGGACTACCATGAAGGGCTGATCAAGCAGACCGATCTCACCCGATATCGCATCCAGACCCGCGAATGTCTGACCGCAGCCGGCTGGATCAAGCGGTTCGCGCAGACTCTGCTGTCTGAAGATCTGCTGGATCCGAAGTCCGAGTCGAGCAATCAGAGAGAGGTATCCAATGGCTGA
- the cmr6 gene encoding type III-B CRISPR module RAMP protein Cmr6, with translation MADPRSSKSGNADTGPSFALWRDADVPLRRNTRTANAGLLIRRGMQQVQSESGPDKDALLARITGITACKGYEAAFERWKSALLAIPNTLCFVGTVTTRLYIGAIHDTALESGCTTHHSYGMPMIPGSSVKGVCRHAAKAWGLDEPDHGDPKLRSLLAEVFGDHLDNDEATTIQEPFAGTAIFHDAWWDPTPRSKPFVREIVTPHHQGYYDLGREDATDFDSPIPAPQLAAQGQFLFAVTGLDEELAAFAARLLKTTLHERGIGSKTTSGYGYFNRPDSFDDLSSRAPA, from the coding sequence ATGGCTGATCCGCGTAGCTCAAAGTCGGGAAACGCCGATACGGGCCCTTCGTTCGCGCTGTGGCGGGATGCGGATGTGCCGCTTCGTCGCAACACCCGGACCGCCAACGCGGGCCTGCTGATTCGCCGCGGCATGCAACAGGTTCAATCTGAGTCCGGCCCGGACAAAGACGCGCTCCTCGCGCGCATCACCGGCATCACCGCCTGCAAAGGCTACGAGGCTGCATTTGAGCGCTGGAAGTCCGCGCTACTGGCGATCCCGAACACGCTCTGTTTCGTGGGTACCGTGACCACGCGTCTCTACATTGGCGCAATTCACGACACCGCCTTGGAGTCTGGCTGCACCACACATCACAGCTACGGCATGCCGATGATTCCGGGCTCCTCGGTCAAAGGGGTTTGCCGGCACGCAGCGAAAGCCTGGGGATTGGACGAACCCGATCATGGTGATCCGAAACTGCGCTCATTGCTCGCCGAAGTGTTCGGCGATCATCTCGATAACGACGAAGCAACCACCATCCAAGAGCCTTTCGCTGGCACCGCAATCTTCCATGATGCTTGGTGGGACCCAACCCCGCGCAGCAAGCCGTTTGTCCGCGAGATCGTCACGCCGCACCATCAGGGCTACTATGACCTAGGTCGCGAAGACGCCACCGACTTCGACAGCCCGATCCCAGCACCGCAGTTGGCCGCGCAAGGCCAGTTTCTGTTTGCGGTGACCGGGCTCGACGAAGAACTCGCTGCGTTCGCTGCACGACTGCTAAAGACCACCCTCCATGAACGCGGCATCGGCAGCAAGACGACGTCCGGCTACGGCTACTTCAATCGGCCCGATTCATTCGATGACCTGAGCAGCCGTGCGCCGGCCTAG